In Heptranchias perlo isolate sHepPer1 chromosome 16, sHepPer1.hap1, whole genome shotgun sequence, one genomic interval encodes:
- the slc10a3 gene encoding P3 protein codes for MFDLCKLLWTAGMQKALMLLGIVGGVWCVLESNSTAPRHYFVNIGDGTSTEFEFPENAKGIIVISSRYGSAKEKGCTKLIVESLDPDVLTITNVSNAETIGFEKSYIVSIKSGLPGTAPLFIRLLDVTSAEALTVEERNDYIIKVSPNDVVLGFTSLAHFSQNPVLYVLLPLIFINKCAFGCKVEIAVLRSLLKQPHPVILGVIGQFLLMPLYGYTLSKIFSLSKALSLGLIITCSAPGGGGGYLYSLLLGGDVTLAISMTLISTVVATGMMPLSSTIYSHILNVHETLHVPFTKILVTLLFIAIPISTGMLIKYKLPRVSKILLLLIRPLSFILIIGGLFMAYQMGAAILYNVHNEIILAGVTVPVFGLFIGYLMAYCLRLPVPLCKTVSIEIGVQNSLLALAILQLSFRRIEADFASQAPFIVALSSTSEMLLLVIVHLIYKNLRPSPVFEENDFKS; via the coding sequence ATGTTTGATCTCTGCAAGTTGTTGTGGACAGCCGGCATGCAGAAGGCGCTGATGCTTCTGGGCATCGTCGGCGGGGTTTGGTGCGTTTTGGAATCAAACAGCACCGCTCCGAGACATTATTTCGTCAATATAGGCGATGGTACTTCAACGGAATTCGAGTTTCCCGAAAATGCCAAAGGTATTATCGTGATTTCCAGTCGATATGGGAGCGCCAAAGAGAAGGGTTGTACTAAACTGATAGTGGAGTCTCTGGATCCAGATGTTCTTACAATCACCAACGTCAGCAATGCTGAAACTATAGGATTTGAGAAAAGTTATATAGTCAGCATAAAATCCGGATTGCCCGGCACCGCGCCACTATTTATCAGGCTTCTAGATGTCACCAGTGCTGAGGCATTGACTGTGGAAGAGCGAAACGATTATATCATTAAAGTATCGCCCAATGATGTTGTTCTAGGTTTTACTAGTCTGGCGCATTTCTCTCAAAACCCCGTCCTTTATGTCCTTTTGCCTTTGATTTTTATAAATAAATGTGCTTTTGGTTGTAAAGTGGAGATAGCAGTCCTCCGAAGTCTTCTGAAGCAGCCACATCCTGTCATTCTGGGGGTGATTGGGCAGTTTCTGTTGATGCCCTTGTATGGATATACCTTGTCCAAGATCTTCTCCCTTTCCAAAGCCCTTTCCCTTGGGCTGATAATTACTTGCTCTGCCCCAGGAGGAGGCGGAGGGTACCTTTACAGTCTACTTCTAGGAGGGGATGTGACCCTTGCCATCTCCATGACCTTGATTTCGACTGTTGTCGCAACTGGTATGATGCCACTTTCATCCACTATATATAGCCACATTCTCAATGTTCATGAAACGCTGCATGTGCCATTTACTAAGATTCTGGTAACATTGTTGTTTATAGCTATTCCCATTTCAACAGGAATGTTAATCAAGTATAAATTGCCACGGGTCAGCAAGATCTTGCTTTTGCTCATTCGACCCCTCAGTTTTATATTAATCATTGGAGGACTCTTTATGGCTTATCAGATGGGAGCTGCCATACTTTACAATGTTCATAACGAAATCATTCTTGCTGGAGTTACTGTCCCTGTGTTTGGACTGTTCATTGGATATCTCATGGCCTATTGCTTGAGATTGCCCGTTCCTTTGTGCAAAACGGTCAGCATAGAGATTGGAGTCCAAAACAGCCTGCTAGCTCTTGCTATACTCCAGTTGTCCTTCCGCCGCATCGAAGCAGACTTTGCCTCACAGGCCCCTTTTATAGTGGCTCTGAGCAGCACTTCAGAAATGCTGCTGCTTGTGATCGTTCATCTTATCTACAAAAACCTCAGGCCAAGCCCAGTCTTTGAAGAAAATGACTTTAAGTCCTAA